GCAAGAGTCTGGTCCGATTTCTACCTCAAGCCCCTTTGGGGCCTCGAGCCGCCGAATGCGCCTACAAATACCGCGAGCTTTGCCGCCTACGTCAACAGCGACGGTTTTCTGGTGGTTGCCGTTAAAGGCGGGTGGACCGTTTGTTCCAATACGGTGGATGGTCGCAGCCTGCAATTGGACAGCAATACGTTCAACCGGATCACGATATGCCAGGACTTGAGTACGGGACTTTTCTCCCTGTTTGTGCAAAGCAACCTGATGGCCATGGCTTTGAGCGCGCCGACGAACACCGGCGGGTATCATTTGCTGGGGGTAAAAAACGCGAATAGCGCCGACCAGAATACGTTTGTCGACAACGTGCTGATTACGACCCTGTTGCCTGGCGGGCTCACGAATGACCTGAATAACGACGGAATTGCTGACGGGTACGAGGTGAATGCCTATAACTGGTTGGACGTGCTGTCGAGGGGGACGGTATTCAAGATACGGTGATGGTGTGCGACTATTAGTATCCCATAGAAATCCTAATCGTAATCCTAATCATAATCGTAATCGACTGCCCCGGAAAGGATTACGATCACGATTAAGATTACGATTACGATTACGATTATGATTAAGATGCAAACTACACCTGTCATTCTTGATACAGATCCTGGAACCGATATAGACGATACCTGGGCATTGCTCTATCTGCTGCGCTGTCCGGAGTTGGACCTGCGGTTGGTGACCACTGCCACGGGCGATACGACCTATCGCGCCAAGCTCACCGCGCGTCTGCTGGAGCTCACCGGCCGTGCCGACGTGGCGGTCGGGATCGGGCGGCCCGGCGGTCAATTCGATTGCACGCTCCAGCCCTGGGCCGCCGACTATGACCTCGCTCGCTATCCGGGGACCATCCACGCCAATGCGGCGGAGGCCATCGTACGCACCATCATGGATAGTCCGGAGCCGGTGACGGTGATCGCCATCGCGCCGCTAACGAATCTCGGCGACGCCCTCCTCCTGGAGCCCCGCATCGCGCAGAAAGCCCGATTCGTGGGCATGCACGGCTCCATCGCCCGGAATTTCGATGGCGCCGAGGGTGCCATTGCGGAGTGGAACGTGATTAAGGACATCCCTGCCGCCCAGCGGGTGTTCCAGGCGCCGTGGGACAAGACGATCACGCCCTTGGATACTTGCGGACAGGTGCGGCTCAGCGGCGAGCAACTCCGGCGTGTGGAGCGCGCTTCAAGCGCGGATCCCGACCTGGGTGCCCTGATGGAGTGCTACCGCATCTGGCGCGACTTCTACGGGCCGGAAGCCAGGGTGTCCGGTTGGCTCAAGGGGCAGCCGGAACAGCACACCTCCATCCTTTTCGATTGCGTGGCCGTTTACCTCGCGTTCTGCCGCGACGGCTTGCGTGTGGAGGATCTGAACCTGCGGGTGGCCGACGACGGGTTCCTGCGGCAGGATGCCACCGGTCAACCGGTTCACTGCGCTCTGGACTGGCTCGATCTGCCCGCATTCCGTGAACATCTCATGCAGCGGTTACTCAAAACACTAAACACATGACTACACAACCTACCCCCATGACCCATCGCCAACGCTTTGCCGCCTGCCTGGATTATCAACCTATGGACCGTCTGCCAGCCTATATTTTCGGCTACTGGGATGAAGCCCTGGCCCGGTGGCAGCAGGAAGGGTTGCCCGCAGGCCAGACGGTGGCGGCGGCCGTTGGCCTCGATCAGGATTGGGAGGAGGGGATGTGGTCGCTTCACGGTCTCGCCGCGCCCTGGCCCCGCTCGCCGGAACCGGAGCAGATTCTGGAGGAAACCGCCGAATGGCGGCTGGTGCGGACTTCGCTGGGCGCCGTGGAACGGCGGCCCAAGCTCGGCAGCAGTCTGTGCCAGCACGTGTCGCCAGCGCTGGAACCGACCCGGGAATCCTGGAACCGTTTCCGGGGCTTCCTTGACGCGGCAGCCGCCGCGCCACCACCCGTGGGCTGGGAAGCCAGGGCCGATGCCCTGAACCGCCGTGATCGTGTCGCCACCTTCATGGCCGGCAGCTTGTATGGCTGGCCGCGCGACTGGATGGGCGTCGAGGGCATCAGTTACCTGATGTATGACGACCCCGTGCTGTTGGAGGAGATGCTTGATTATCTCTCGAACCATTACATGACGATTTTCCGGCCGATGCTGGAGCGCGTCCAGTTTGACTTCGCCTATATTTTCGAGGATTGCTGCGGCAAGTCCGGTCCGCTTTTCTCCCCGGCGATGTACCGGCGGCATTTCGACAAGTATTACCGGCGGCTGCTGGAGTTTTATCGCGGCATGGGCATCCCGCACATGCTGATTGACAGCGACGGCTGGGTGGACGACCTCGCGCCCTGCTGGGTGGAGTCCGGGTTCGATATCCTTTTCCCGATCGAAGTCGGCACGTGGGGGGCGGATCCCCGCGCCTTCCGGAAACGGTTCGGCCGCGACCTGAGGTTGATGGGGGGTGTGGACAAGCACGTCATTGCCCGGGGCGAGGCCGCCATCCGGGCGCACCTTGAGCCCTTGCGTCCCCTGGTGGCGGAAGGCGGCTTCCTGCCGCTCCCCGATCACCGCATCCCCCCGGAAGTCTCACTGGAGCAGCTTGGAACCTACGTCCGTGTCTTCAAAGAGGTGTTCAATGGTTGACTGGGAGAAAAGTCAGGAACGGTTTCGCGCCTTCTGGGAGCGACAACTTGTTGACCGGCCCGTGGTTCAGGTGTATGCCCCCAAGCGCCCCGGGGTGCCCAAGGGCTGGTGGCGCATCCTGGACGAATCCGTGTGGGCCGATCCGGACCGTACGGTCGAAGAGATGCGGGCGTTCTTTGATGGAATCCACTTCGCCGGCGATGCCTACCCCATGTGGTACCCCAATCTAGGGCCGGGCGTTCTGACCGCGTTCCTCGGGAATCGGATCCATTTCGATCCGGAGCACGACACCTCTTGGCAGGATCACACGGTTACCGACCTGAGTTCCTGGCGGCCGCAGTTCGATCATCAGAATGCCTACTGGCAGGCGACGCTACACTTGACCGAACGTATCGCCGCCGCTGCCCCCGGCCGGTTCATTGCCGGCATCACCGATCTTGGCATGGGGGCCGATCTACTGGCGGCGGTGCGCGGGGCGGATGGCCTGTGCATGGATATGATGGACTGTCCGGATGTGGTGCAAGCCCGTTTGAGCGAACTGCGCCAACTCTGGCAGCAGTGTTACCAGACGCTTTACGACCGGTTGCCGGCGGGTAACGGCTCGAACTGCTGGTTGGCGGCGTGGGCGCCGGGCCGGACCTACCCGTTGCAGAACGACTTCTCCTGCATGATCTCGCCGGAGATGTACCGCGAGTTTTTCCTGGAGGATCTCGTTGCGCACTGTGACTGGCTCGATTATGCCGTCTATCATTTGGACGGGCCGGGGGCGGTGCCGCATCTCGACATGCTGCTTGAAATCCCGAGTCTGCGCGCCATCCAGTGGACGCCCGGCGCCGGGCAGCCGCCCATGCCGTACTGGCTGCCCATGCTTCGCCGGATACAGGCGGCGGGAAAGGGGTTGTTCCTGTATACCGGGCCGCAGGAATTAGATGCGCTTATGGACGGGTTGCGGCCCGAGGGGGTGATACTCAACCTCTGGGCGGGTTCACCCGCCGAAGCGGATGCCCTGGTTGACAAGGTCGCCGCGTGGGGTGTAAAGAGTTGCTGATGAAGATCCTCAATTTCGGTTCGCTCAACATTGACCTGGTGTACCGGGTTCCGCACATCGTCAAGCCCGGTGAGACGCTCTCCAGCCTTTCCCTTGCCACATTCGCGGGGGGGAAGGGGAATAACCAATCCATTGCGTTGGCCCGGGCCGGTGCCCCGGTCTATCACGCGGGCAGGATTGGCAAGGATGGTGAATGGCTTGTTGGCATTCTCAAGGCGGCGGGGGCGGATGTTCGTTTTGTGAGGCGGGATTCCGGCCCGACGGGGCATGCCGTGATCCAGGTGGCGGATGGCGGGCAGAACTCGATCGTGCTGTTCCCCGGGGCGAACCGGACCATTACCCTGCCGGAGATCCGTCAGACCCTGAAGCATTTCGGGAAGGGGGACATTCTCCTGCTCCAGAACGAGATCAATGCGATCCCGGATATCATGAAAGCCGCGCACAAGGCCGGGCTGAAGATCTGGTTCAATCCCGCGCCCTTTGATCCCGCGATCCTCACGTATCCGTTATCGCTGGTGGATTTGTTCATTGTGAATGAGATCGAGGCGGCCGATCTTTCCGGGGCCAGGGCGGGGAAACCCGCATTGGCCGCCCTGGCGAGGCGTTTCCCCGGTGCGCAAATCCTCATGACGCTTGGGGCGAAGGGGGCGATGCTCAAGAGCGGGCCGCGGCAATGGGCGGCACCCGCGCCGAAAGTCAAATCCGTGGATACCACTGCGGCGGGCGATACCTTTATCGGCTATTATGCCGCGTCATTCATCAAGGGTCTCTCTCCCGAGCAATGTCTTGCCTATGCCTGCAAGGCCGCGGCGATATCAGTTACCCGAAAAGGCGCCGCGGATTCGATTCCCGGAAAAGAGGAAGTTTTCCTAGGTGAGTAGCGGATTATCTCACCGTACGACATTCAACTCAACCGCGAAGCCTTCTATCACTCGGTCTTTTTTGCCGCTCTCCAGGCGGCAGGCGGAGAAATCATCGCCGCATTGCACTCCGACAACCTACTTCGCCAAGGCTACGAAGGTCAGGAGGGCCGCGCAGACGCCGTGATCAAGACCCCAAAAACCATCTAAGACATTGAGTGCCATTTGTCGCCAGCTCCCATCATCCCGCTTGAACTATTGGCTTCAATTTAGCACCATGCCCACCATGGACATCATTTCGGGAATAAGGGATAATCATAAACGAGGCAAGGTAGGCGATTTTCTGCGAGAGAAGATCCAGTCCGGGTCAAAATTATCCTTCGTTTCAGCCTATTTCACGATTTACGCCTACGACATGATGCGCTCGCAATTGGAAGCGTCCGATTCACTGCGGTTCCTGTTCGGTGAACCCCGATTTGTCCGTAATATCGATCCCGACAAAACCGACAAAAAGGCGTTCGATATCGAGGATTCCAAACTTCAGTTGCAGAAACGGCTGGAACAACGGCGGGTGGCCAAGGACTGTGCCGACTGGATCCGGCGCAAGGTGAATATCCGGTCGGTCCGCTATCCCGGCTTCCTTCACGGCAAGATGTACCACATGGATAACCATGGTGTGCAGGAGGCGCTACTCGGTAGTTCCAATTTCACGGTCAGTGGCCTGGGGATCGGCAAAGGCGAGCGCAATAATATCGAGTTGAATCTTGAGGTAAACGATAACCGCGATCGGCGCGACTTGCTCACCTGGTTCGACGAAATCTGGAATGACGAAGCGGTCGTCGAAGATGTTAAAGCTGAGGTTTTAAGTTACCTTGATCAGCTTTACGCTAATCACTCACCGGAATTCATCTATTTCAAGACGCTTTTCCACCTTTTTGAGGATTACCTCAAAGAGGCGGATAAAGGCGGTCTGTTGGATGAGAAAACCGGCTTTTTTGAAACCGATGTGTGGGACATGCTCTATGACTTCCAGAAGGATGGGGTCAAGGGGGCGATCAATAAAATTATCAAGCATAACGGCTGCATTATTGCCGACAGTGTCGGTCTCGGAAAAACCTTTGAAGCGCTTGCGGTGATCAAATATTTTGAATTACTCAATAGCCGGGTTCTCGTGCTCTGTCCCAAGAAGCTGGAGGATAACTGGAATGTCTATCGCGACAATGACCGCCGTAATCCTTTGCTGAAAGACCGGTTCGCCTACACGGTGATGGCGCATACCGACTTGGGTCTGGCTAAGTTCGATACCCTTAACTGGGGTAATTACGACCTGGTTGTGATTGATGAGTCGCATAATTTCAGGAATAACACACGGGGCGCGGTGCAGGACGACGGAACAAAGAAAACAACCCGGTATGAATTCCTGATGGAGCAGATCCTGCGAAAGGGAATCAAGACCAAGGTGCTATTGCTTTCAGCCACCCCTGTAAACAACAACCTGAAGGATTTGCGCAATCAGTTTTTGTTGATCACACAGGATCAGGATACCGCTTTTGTAGAAACACTGAGCATTGGCAGTATCGGCCAGGTTATGCGGAATGCGCAGACCAACTTCACCAACTGGGCCGATACGAAGAAGAATCCCGGTCGCAAGGTGGCCCGGCTTCTTGAAGTCCTGGACTCCTCGTTTTTCAAGCTTCTGGATGAATTGACCATCGCTCGCTCACGCAAACATATCGTTAGTTATTACGGAACTAAAGAAATGGGCGAATTTCCCGAGCGACTCAAACCACTCGCCCGGTCGACCGTCATCGATATCAAGGGGTATTTTCCGACTTATGACGAGTTGGACGAGGCGATATCCGGTTACAAGTTATCTATTTTCAACCCTTCGGCCTACCTCCTTGAGAGTCATCTGAGTAGGTATATGAAGGAGGGCGAACTCGCCCTTTTTAATGATCAGAAAAAACGTGAGTTCAATCTGATCGGGATGATGCAGGTCAACTACCTGAAGCGGCTTGAGAGTTCAGTCCACAGCTTCGAGATATCGATCGATAACACGATCCAGAAGATCAAGACATTGC
Above is a window of bacterium DNA encoding:
- a CDS encoding uroporphyrinogen decarboxylase family protein; the protein is MTHRQRFAACLDYQPMDRLPAYIFGYWDEALARWQQEGLPAGQTVAAAVGLDQDWEEGMWSLHGLAAPWPRSPEPEQILEETAEWRLVRTSLGAVERRPKLGSSLCQHVSPALEPTRESWNRFRGFLDAAAAAPPPVGWEARADALNRRDRVATFMAGSLYGWPRDWMGVEGISYLMYDDPVLLEEMLDYLSNHYMTIFRPMLERVQFDFAYIFEDCCGKSGPLFSPAMYRRHFDKYYRRLLEFYRGMGIPHMLIDSDGWVDDLAPCWVESGFDILFPIEVGTWGADPRAFRKRFGRDLRLMGGVDKHVIARGEAAIRAHLEPLRPLVAEGGFLPLPDHRIPPEVSLEQLGTYVRVFKEVFNG
- a CDS encoding helicase-related protein codes for the protein MNYWLQFSTMPTMDIISGIRDNHKRGKVGDFLREKIQSGSKLSFVSAYFTIYAYDMMRSQLEASDSLRFLFGEPRFVRNIDPDKTDKKAFDIEDSKLQLQKRLEQRRVAKDCADWIRRKVNIRSVRYPGFLHGKMYHMDNHGVQEALLGSSNFTVSGLGIGKGERNNIELNLEVNDNRDRRDLLTWFDEIWNDEAVVEDVKAEVLSYLDQLYANHSPEFIYFKTLFHLFEDYLKEADKGGLLDEKTGFFETDVWDMLYDFQKDGVKGAINKIIKHNGCIIADSVGLGKTFEALAVIKYFELLNSRVLVLCPKKLEDNWNVYRDNDRRNPLLKDRFAYTVMAHTDLGLAKFDTLNWGNYDLVVIDESHNFRNNTRGAVQDDGTKKTTRYEFLMEQILRKGIKTKVLLLSATPVNNNLKDLRNQFLLITQDQDTAFVETLSIGSIGQVMRNAQTNFTNWADTKKNPGRKVARLLEVLDSSFFKLLDELTIARSRKHIVSYYGTKEMGEFPERLKPLARSTVIDIKGYFPTYDELDEAISGYKLSIFNPSAYLLESHLSRYMKEGELALFNDQKKREFNLIGMMQVNYLKRLESSVHSFEISIDNTIQKIKTLLGKIDHFETNLEEYTQPDLLDQQEDEEAAELLEKLTVGKKLEFKLEHLKREEWKADLKRDLAQLITIHEKAAAITPERDAKFQELKTLIAAKVRSPINDANRKVLVFTAFSDTASYLYEHLESWVRNELGLQIALVSGSGDNKTTFKLAGFQHQTDFISILTNFSPRSKHREKMPNMPQAGEIDILIATDCISEGQNLQDCDYLINYDIHWNPVRIIQRFGRIDRLGSTNKRIQLVNFWPTDDLNKYINLKDRVEARMALVDIAATGADDLLNPDQIKDLVTEELTYREKQLLRLRDEVIDLEEMDDNVSLSEFTLDDFRIELMNFLEANRQALRDAPLGLYGLVPTLDKTKDAGLFDKNWHEIVKPGVIFCLRHKNPPQEKTSSNVNPLGGYYLLYIRDDGTVRFTFTHAKNTLTLFQKLCASKTEPYQQLCDLFDKETVHGQDMAKYDDLLGKSVKSIAGTFKKRLAVGLTAGRDFVIPDQNEQAKDDTDFELITWLVIK
- a CDS encoding nucleoside hydrolase; the encoded protein is MIKMQTTPVILDTDPGTDIDDTWALLYLLRCPELDLRLVTTATGDTTYRAKLTARLLELTGRADVAVGIGRPGGQFDCTLQPWAADYDLARYPGTIHANAAEAIVRTIMDSPEPVTVIAIAPLTNLGDALLLEPRIAQKARFVGMHGSIARNFDGAEGAIAEWNVIKDIPAAQRVFQAPWDKTITPLDTCGQVRLSGEQLRRVERASSADPDLGALMECYRIWRDFYGPEARVSGWLKGQPEQHTSILFDCVAVYLAFCRDGLRVEDLNLRVADDGFLRQDATGQPVHCALDWLDLPAFREHLMQRLLKTLNT
- a CDS encoding ribokinase, with the protein product MKILNFGSLNIDLVYRVPHIVKPGETLSSLSLATFAGGKGNNQSIALARAGAPVYHAGRIGKDGEWLVGILKAAGADVRFVRRDSGPTGHAVIQVADGGQNSIVLFPGANRTITLPEIRQTLKHFGKGDILLLQNEINAIPDIMKAAHKAGLKIWFNPAPFDPAILTYPLSLVDLFIVNEIEAADLSGARAGKPALAALARRFPGAQILMTLGAKGAMLKSGPRQWAAPAPKVKSVDTTAAGDTFIGYYAASFIKGLSPEQCLAYACKAAAISVTRKGAADSIPGKEEVFLGE